The nucleotide sequence GCGAGGCGGGGTCGACGCCGCCGAGTTCGCCCGCGAGCGTCTCGAAGGGGGTCGGGTGGGGCTTGCGGAAACCACAGGCGGCGCTGGTGACGACTGCGTCGAACCGCCCCCGGAGGTCGGCGCGCACGAGCGTCCGGGGGACGAGTTCCGGGACGCTACAGTTCGAACAGAGGCCCACGGGGCCGCGCGTCTCGGCGGCCGCGAGGGCGGCCGCGACCCCGTCGCGTCGGGTCACTGCGGGGTCGAAGGCGGCGACGACGGCGCGTCTGACGACGCCGTCCGACGGGGCGACGCCCCGACTCCGGAGCGCGGCGGCGACGTGGGCGGGGAGGGGAACCTCCGCGGCGTCGGGCGCGTCCAGGTGGGGCGTGCGGTAGGCGTCGCCCCAGTCCTCGGGCACGATGACGCCGCGGTCCCGGAGTTCGGCGGCGACGGCGGCGGCCGGATCGGCCGGCGTCGACGCCGTCACGAGCGTCCCGAAGAGGTCGAAGGAGACTGTCACGGCGTGGTCTCCCGAACGGTCGGCGCGGAGGCACTTGACCCCCGCGGTCGCACGGAAGGGTTAGGTCGCCGGCGCTACGAGTGGGACCGTGACCGTCGCCCGACTGCTCGGCATCGAGACGCCCGCCGACGCCGCCGACTGGTACGCGGCCGGTCGCGCCTACACCCACCGGGTCGCGGCGGGGATGGATTTCGACGACGCCGACGCCGTCGACGGCGACGGGGTGACCGCGGCGCTCCGT is from Haloplanus salinarum and encodes:
- a CDS encoding HAD family hydrolase, giving the protein MTVSFDLFGTLVTASTPADPAAAVAAELRDRGVIVPEDWGDAYRTPHLDAPDAAEVPLPAHVAAALRSRGVAPSDGVVRRAVVAAFDPAVTRRDGVAAALAAAETRGPVGLCSNCSVPELVPRTLVRADLRGRFDAVVTSAACGFRKPHPTPFETLAGELGGVDPASLVHVGDDPATDGGVETLGGTFVDVGETPLAALGDRLEAGP